AGATCTCCGCCAACTTCCGATAGAAAAGTGCGGCAAAAGCCGGATCCTCTTGAACGGCCTGGCGCCGGACCTGCACTTTCAAAACCTGACCAGCGCCTTCCTGAAAGCTCAAAAGACGGCGGGGGTCGCTCCGGCGCTAAAAAAACCCTCCGGAAGGTGAATCCGCGGAACGGAAGAAAGCCATAAGTGTTAAGCATGACAGAGGACAAACGTTCCCCCAAAGGTCCGCGTCCGGAGAAGGATGAAGAAGCATTAATCCAAAAGGCAAAATACGATCGGCAGGCCTTCGGGGAGTTGTACGAACGCTACCTCCAAAAGATCTACACCTACCTATACTATCGGACAGGCAACCATGCCGACGCGGAGGATTTAACTTCGAAGGTTTTTCACAAGGCGTTCGTGCATCTGCCGGGGTACGAACCGCTCGGCCTGCCCTTCTCGGCTTGGCTGTATAGGATCGCCCACAACATCCTGGCGAATTGGTATCGAGACCAAGGGCGCCGGAGAGTCGTAAGTTTGGATGAGGCGGTCCGCCACACCGCGGATGAGGGCACCGGTTCCTCGGCGGAAAAAACTCTGGAACGGGAAGCCCTGTTGCGACTCCTCCGACAGCTGCCGGAGGAGAAACAGCAGGTGGTTATTCTGAAATTCGCGGAAGGGTATTCCAACGCCGAAATCGGAAAGATCATGGGGCGTTCGGAAGGCGCGATCAAAAGCCTCTACCATCGTACTCTTCTCATCCTGAGGGAAAAGTGGATAATAGAGAAATAAGGTGAAAGGAAAACCGGCAATGACGACGGAACGATCCATGGAAGCCAAGCTGAGGCGGGCTCTCATCCCGGTCGCCCCACGCAAGGCCTACGCAAGAATCCTGAAAGCAAAACTGCTTTCCGGACCGCGGATGCCCGTCGAGTTGGAAAAGGCCGACCGCGTGGGCGAGATCGTCACCTTGACGACGCT
The sequence above is a segment of the Anaerolineales bacterium genome. Coding sequences within it:
- a CDS encoding sigma-70 family RNA polymerase sigma factor; translated protein: MTEDKRSPKGPRPEKDEEALIQKAKYDRQAFGELYERYLQKIYTYLYYRTGNHADAEDLTSKVFHKAFVHLPGYEPLGLPFSAWLYRIAHNILANWYRDQGRRRVVSLDEAVRHTADEGTGSSAEKTLEREALLRLLRQLPEEKQQVVILKFAEGYSNAEIGKIMGRSEGAIKSLYHRTLLILREKWIIEK